Genomic window (Vibrio pomeroyi):
CCAATGACACAGGCAAGAGCATCTCAGTTCTGGAAAGAGAACGTAAGCCCTCAAAGCCCAGACGCAGAACGACTAAGCTCGCAAGACTGGCCGAGCAAAGCATCGAACTGGAATGAAGAGATCAGCTGGATGGCACACTGGGAGGCGGATGAGCCAGAAATGCCAGAAGAGATCTTGAACTTCATTGATTGGCAAGATGACGTAACTGTTTATTTTTGTTACGAAAAATACAATGTACTTGAGACCAAATGGGCGATTTTCAAGAAGCATTGGAAGAACTTTTTGTTCTACGATGATGGCCCAATTTT
Coding sequences:
- a CDS encoding DUF2947 domain-containing protein, whose product is MSYTTLDEYQRKWIFTHQSMPLPAEDLEKIKPMTQARASQFWKENVSPQSPDAERLSSQDWPSKASNWNEEISWMAHWEADEPEMPEEILNFIDWQDDVTVYFCYEKYNVLETKWAIFKKHWKNFLFYDDGPILLGRRRSEALWFATNGTVKIGNRA